DNA from Triticum aestivum cultivar Chinese Spring chromosome 7D, IWGSC CS RefSeq v2.1, whole genome shotgun sequence:
atagTGAGTACATGACTGTTTGGACTACAAGGCAAGATAAAATAAATCATACACAATCCTATATGTCCTAAACAAGCACGATACTCAACACGTTTTCTCCTCCAACTCCAACCTGATGCCTCATAAGCACCGGGTGTGGATCCACATCTAGCCGTGCCACTGATGTTCCAACATCAACCTTTAATGCGCCTTGCCCGCCTCCACCAACAATGCAGCACAAGAACTTCGAGCTATAGCTCCCCGTCCTACGTTTGGTCCATGCTTTAACCGTGGACAGTCTAGTAACCACACCAAACAAAGTTTCTCCTGGTGTCTCTAATTTCTTCATGCTTGCCATCCATTCGCTGCTCCTCTGGTTCACTTCTCTTATTTGTTTATGTGGTTTCTACTATTTATCTTATGACATTCAAACAGAACCACTAGTAAATATGAAACTGCGGATGAACTATTTGGCCCTGCTATAGGCTCACGTGAACATAGGCTCGCATATATAAGGAAAGCATTATAGTACATACACAAGTAAAGGTTGGTGGAGtatttatttgtttatttatttttctattttcatgGAAATTCATTCATTTATTGAATACATGTGCGCTTTTCTAGCAAACAATCATGCATATGTTCATGCATTGATTGAATCTTTGAACCCTATCATACATTGAGTATTTTTTTAATTATGTGTGGCCATATATACAATATTTTAAAGCTGTCCCATATTAATAGATAATAAACtctgtttaaaaaaataaaaaatggttaACTTGCTTGTACTTCAATAAAAAAGGGTGTATTCATGTCCATAGAGCGATACGCTAAAAAAAGATAAAtgtgttcatccaagtgatttcaAGCCCTCACAAACAAAGACCAAAAGAACAACGCATTACACTATTGCTAGCATTCGTTGACTGGCGGGTGGATCCACTGAGAGGGGTGAGTTTCGGCACATGTAGCTTCGCCGCCACTGTCATCAAGGTTCGGTCGGGGATGGTCCAGTTGTTGTAGTTGGCGGGACTGTAGTGGGAGGGTGATGCAGTGGACTATATATAGCACTGGGGTGAGTGTCACGGCTTGAAGCCCCGTCTGTGCTAGTGAAACCCTTCGCACTACCGCCGGCAACCAGCCGATTGTTCCTCTCTTTTTTTGCACCGGTCAGCTGCTTTTCTGATAACATGTGGCGGTGCCATGAATGATGAAAATGGCCGAGGGGAGTGTCCTTATAGTTTCCTTTCATTTGTATTGAAGCGTATGCACTCGTCCATTAGTACTGCAACTAAAAATCACGGAGAGCACATATACGGACGTGTCACCAGTCTACCTGATTCAAGTAATCACTTGTGCTACTTCCATCTGGATTTattagtccccatcgtattttgagTCAATATTTCACCATATATTTAACAAAAAAAATGTTAATGTGTGTACCCACAAATGATTTGATTCATATTTGGATATTACTTTTTATATATAACTTATATTTTATTAGCTAAAACAATGATCAAAATATGATCTAAAATAATGGGGATTGATAAACTAGAACGGAGGTAGTACGTTCCAAAACTAAGAAATGAATGCAATTACAGACACACATGTACGTTCCTAAAAAAATCAACCAGAGGACCCTTGAAGCATGACGACGGTGTCGAAGCAGTGAAGGCCGTCAAACGTTGCGCCGTTGACTTGCCGGAGAGCCCCTGCAGCCAGAACTACTTGACCATGCAGCTTGTCACGCTCCAGCTGCTCACACTGCTCACCGCTTCACATGATGTTGCCGCGTCACACGGCTCTACCACACCGCATCGCACGGTCGGACGGCATCTCGCGCCCTTGCACGTTGCAGCCATGACTTTGCCGGAACAGTCCTAAGGTAAACTGCATGCAGTACGAAAATAACAATGCAGATACATGATGGATCAAGATTAAATCTAACACCGTAGCCATCGACGGGTGCCTCGCAGAAGACAAGCGCCGTCAGGAACCTCTCCATGGCCATGGACCCGCTAGCTTCAGGCTCGACTACCTAGGACTTTCtgcgctgctgctgccgccgctgccaccgCTGCGTGACTATGGAACTCGATGCAATTATTTGCTAGTTTCGCTCTTTGTTTGCCACGAATGATGGACTTGAGCTCAATTGCCACGAGGAACACTCTTGCTGACAATTACCATAGCAGGCCATGTCTTTGAAGAGGCAGGCATCGTCAGTTCTCGAGACACCATGGTGTTTACTGCAGGCCAATGGACTCGCTAGGTAACTTCATCTGTTTCCTGACATCTCTGATTCCCATAGTTTATCCGTGAAAAGCAGCCGGAACCGTCTCCTCTAGAACCATGTCCACCCACGGCTCCTCCAGTGAGGGTAAGTTCAGTTCACATGTGACAACAAGCACGTTGCTTCCTTCCTGAAGCCTATCTCGATTGATTCTAGTGCTTACCCTTGCAGCAATTGCCGGTGATTGAGACTAATGGCCAGCCGAGGACGAGCAGCACACCAATGAATGATCATGACTTACAAGATGCAGATAAGGCTCCAAGAGTTGGGATGTGCTTTCAGTCTGAGGAAGAGGCGTACCAATTTTACAACTCTTATGCTCAAACCAAGGGATTTAGCATTAGAAAGTGCCACTTGAAGTTTAGCATTACAGTTCTTATGCTCAATTCAGCATCACTCAGGAGGGAATTTGGAGAGCTCAGAAAGGTTTTACCGACCATAATCACCAGCTAGTAAGTCCATATAAGAGGCACATGTTTAGGCCACAGCGTCAACTCTTACATGCCGATCGCCACATGATTAAGCAAATGAGAACATCGGGAATTAAACAAGCTGAAATATATGATTTCTGTGATCTTCGGTATGGTAAAGATGCTATATGCTTCTTGCAAATGGATTGCAACAATTACTTATGAAGTGAGCGCTCAAAGTATTTGGAAACCAAAGATGCACAGACATTAATGGAGTATCTAAAGAACAAGCAAGTAGAGGACCCTTCATTTTTCTATGACATGCAgttagatgatgatgatggtacAATAATGAACATCTTTTggattgatgggcatgctattatGGACTATTCTGTCTTTGGAGATGCCCTTTCCTTTGACACCACATTTTCAACTAACATGTTTCAATTGCCATTTGCTCCGTTTATTGGTGTTAATCATCACAAGCAGACTATTCTTTTTGGTGCAGCACTACTATATAATGAATCTGCAAATACCTTTCAGTTGGTTTTTAGAACCTTTCTACAAGCTATGTCGGGTAAGTAGCCTGAAACAATATTCACCGATCGATATGCCGCCATtataaatgctattggaagagtttTCCCAACAACACGACATCTTTTTTGTTTATGGCATTTGTATCAAAATGTTGCAAAACATCTAAGTCAAGTAATCAGCCTGAAACAATATTCACCCACTTTGCTTCTTGTGACTCATTTCGAAAACTACCTCTGACGCCCCCCTTCCCTAACGACATCACATTCAATGGCAAGGAGTGGTGACCCCTTCTCCTGTCTTTGCAGTGGTAATGATGAAGGTTGGATTTATATTTTTTCTTTTAAATTTTGGATACTTTGTGTTATGATTATTTGTAATTGGTCCTTTCTAGAAAGAGGCCACGCATGTTGTAACATTGTGATGGAGTGACCCCTAAAAAACATTGTGATGGAGTGTGAATGATACATACATGGACTCAAGTGCGAAGTTGTGGAAGTAACTGACAAGATTAGAAAGTAAGCAAAAGGGCAGATTGCATAGAAAATTGAACTGGTGGGACCTAAAATTCACTGGCATAAATTAGCTTAATGCTCTTTTAAGAATTTTCTAAAAGTAATTGAAAGAATTTCCTGCATTAGCACATGCCGCCTCAAAAATGAGGGCCAATATAATGCCAGGCTGAGCAGGCCAATGGCCCAAAACTAGAAGTGGAGAAAAGCCAATGGAGAACTCTGCTCATGTGAAAAAGGAAAACTCTTCTTGATCCTGAGCGTGTCACCGGTGGACATCGCCCCCAGAGCTGGAAATAGCTGGGCTCGTCTCTCCTGGCGGGGTTGGAAGCTGCAGGAGGACGACTAGGCCGGAGCAGGAAGACAGGGGAAGCACGGCGGTCTGCCGGCAGAAAAAGAGCAACATCCCGGAAAGGGAAAATCGCAGTCGTTGTCGCTGCCATGGCCGCGGTTTGCACCAAAGTTCGATGGGATTGACTGCTTCGAGACCATCATGTGCCATTGATCAGTTTGTTGTATGGCGCGCAAGTGACTATTAATTCTTTCTTTGTTTGATCTGCGGATGATCTGTGTGGTTGTCAATTTGTTGTTGACTTGTGCTTCTAACTGAAGACACAGGTTGTGCAGAAACCGAGCTACCTTGTCCTTGTGTATAAATTGTAACCATGTTCTTCTCTTTTTCTGGTTTGTAAACTAATGGACTTGTGTCCGTCTTGTTCATATGGGAGCAAGAGACCAAGATGGCCTTGATTCTTTGGATAAGACATTATTAGCCGAGTAGATAATGCTCAACGTTGTTGGGACACTCAAAGCCTCAAACAAACTAATCCATAACTGGACACGTGTCAACTACAACACCCTAGATGTCCAAACTCGCAATAAACTCCTGACCAATGCCTCACTTTAGTTGTTGGGGGGTAACATGTACTCACAGGCAAACTTGCACAATTAACTGATCAACTTTTTTCTGAACGTGAAGTTCATACGGAACAACCTGTACAAGCATACTATGCATGTCTACTGGTCTGAATGCTTTGTTTCTTGCATCTTCATCCGTCGTATTGGCCAGACGGACTATCAGAAAAATGTCACTGTCGTTGAAAGCGTGGGTTGGACAAGGAGAAGCGTCGGATGGGGCTGCAACAGGAAGATACACATAGCAGCATCGAAACCATAGTCAAATGTCTCGGAGGAGATTAACTAAAAGTAGATGCTTGAGAGATGGCTAAGAAGGCCAAGCTGCTTAGTGACCCAAGACCTGGATCTGCAGTGCGAGGTATCCTATGGTTCATATCAACGTATGAGTTTGTACCTGACACAACTTTCCTAATGTCTTCCATTCTCACTATATATGCATCAAGACACTTGCATTCTTGCATGCACACTTCCGAAGCACAGAGATAGAGACATGGAAAGTGTGTTCCTTACAATACTAAtaataatgtacgtgcaatgcacgtttatattaggtaggatattagttgcacgttatattaggtaagatatatctgttgcacgTTGGTATTTGATAAGATATCAATTACATTTTCACgggaatggtaggatattaattacatggcagatttcatgggatagcgttgagtcaaaacatgtttataaccaatgtcagtggtgggtaattagaatgttaaacgtgtttggtgctcaacattggagcgatttgaaccgctagataacatgatttgacggtTGAGATGGTTTGGATCTGCTCCTTTGAGTCTTTTTATATTGGCATAGATGAAAAGCGGGATTAGAATCAGTGACATTTATAGAGCCAAACCAGTACTACTGTAGTAGTCGTGTAGTACTATATCACACAGCAATGATCTATGAATCAATGGTCGAAATACCTTCATTGGCTTTGAATTTAAGTTTGTCccatgataagtgccacacgtgtgggctgCAAAGAGGGACAAAACAGATGGTGTCAATAAGGATCTTTTGggttttcagtttttaaaatgtatCATCTCTTAagtgaaaaatccgattgaaaaaaGTTTTCACCATAAATCCGTCGcggcgagatcttcgaaactagatctcatatcgataTGTTACGACGGTTTTTATtttgggttaaaagttgccatgtctattgcacataaaTTTTTATGGCGTTTACACTAAAGATGTCATGATATGTATCAACTactttttcttctacatttaaagtaaattttgacatgttATAAAAAGGAAATTAAGAAACTACACTTGCCATGGTGAATtactaaaatttgccatgatccATGAAATAATTTTGACATGATTCATAATTAAAAAGAAATCCGTCGTCAACCACTTTAAAATTGCATGGTCAATGACTCAAATACGCCATGAACCACAAACTAAAATTACCAAGGTGAATTACTAAAAATTGTCGATAGATGCACTAAaatttgccatggttcatacaaaaataaTTGCGATGGTCAAAAAAACAAGAATTGACATGGTCCAaatactaaatttgccatgaaatataaactaaaattgtcatgatctATAAAGCAAATTTTCCATGATGAATTACTAAAACTTGCCATGATCCATGAATTCAATTTGCTTCTCCCATGCTCCGCCGTATATAAGTCCCATCCCTCCCTCCTTTCAACAACCTGGACAAGCAAGCAAGCGAGAAAAGCCAATTAATTGATTGAAGCAAGTCATAGAGCGTGCGCCCAGGAAAGTATCAGCCACTGGAGCTGCTGTAGGAACCATCCCCGTCTCCAATCTAGGATGGACAAGGTGCTACGAGCTGGCCTTCTCCATCCCGAGCGCGTCACCGGCCGACATCACCCCTGGCTCGGGCGCATGCGGCAGCTGGGCTCGTCTCTCCTGGCGGGGGAGGAGGCTAAAGGAGGACGACTAGGCGGGAGCAGAGCACTAGGGGAAGCAAGGTCGTCTGCCGTCAGAGACAAAGCAGTGGGCGGGCAAGGTGAAATCGCAGGCGCCTTGCCACTGCAGCCGCGGTTCGCCCCCGAGTTTGATGGGATCGACTGCCTTACTTCTCTTGTTTTGTTTCTTTCATGGTGCTATCCTCGGTGGCTCCCCTCTAAAAATGAgaaactggtgtgtgtgtgtgtggggggggggggcgtcggtAGGCACCACGTGCAAAGTTCTACAATGTATGTTTGGGTGCATGCGTGGCTAGGGGTTTGGCCATCCGTGGTGTCAAAGGAGATAAATAAATTCCGTGCGCATCCTTCCTTGACACGGTAGGGTAGTTTTACAAACTGAACGAGTGAGGCTGTTTGTTCAGGTTTTCACTGTCGGACTGCTGGCTCAAACTATTGAGATGATAAAAAAATCTTTTCACATTAAACTCTATCAataagatcttcgaaactagatctcttGTTTGCATGTTCCGACAACCTAGTTTCGGGTTAAAAATTACCAAGCTATAGTATGTAATTTACCAACATGTTCATACAATAGTTAGCAGGCATGGCAATTGGATTTTTACTATTCGTTTGACCACCAGACGATCGGCGTGTTCTTTCGTTGTTCACATGTGCACCTAACTGAAGTCCCATGTTGTATAGTATACAGAGCTAACCATTTCGCTTTGGTTTTTAAGGCTTGACGTGATGACATGGCAGGGATGTTTAGACAAACTACTGTAAAATTGGAGCTGGGTGATCTGAAATGAATAGGACACGTGTCAAGCGCACCTCGCTGGATGTCCAAACTCCAAACTTGCACTAAACTTCTTGGCTAGTGGGTTATGTTCATCGTTGGGGGTAACACGTATTCATTAGCAAACATGCATAATTAGGCATGCATTTATTGTCTCTCCCACAGAATTATGTATCAAATCACTTACAAAGAGAAACTGGTGTCAAAACAGTGTCTCACTCGAGTAACTGGATGGGATTAACTAGGCATAATTGAATAGAAGACAAGGAGAGCACACGTTTACTGATACTACGAGAAACAAGCCAAATGGAGCAGCATGGAGGTCATTTTACAGACAACTACGTGAAGATTGGTCAAGTCCCACCAAACCTACTAGCGACCTTTACCATCATGAAAGGTAATTTTATACAAATAAAGGTAATTTTATACAAATAGCCCTAATCATCTGGGTTCTCGATACTCTGGTGTTTACTGCAGGCGAATCGATTTGATTAGTAAATATTGGTTCTTCCCTCCTCATTGTCTCAGTGTGGAGCTCAAAAAATAATCTCGTTGTATGTGCTCACACGTATTTATGTGCTAACACGTCAAATAAATGGAGGAGCAAATAACAATATGTGTGTGGGTGAATGACTGAACTTTGCTATCCGCTCCTTTGGATGTAGACTTGCATATAACCAGGTGACCTCGCGCATGACATGGCTGACCTGGCCGGCTGACTGCCGCGTGTGCTAGCATCCGCAGTCGCGCTGATCCCACATGGGCACCAGCCTGCGAGGCCACCACGCGTGCTTGCGTTCGCGGGTGCACTGATCGTGTGCGCGCGTGTCTGATGGCGGTAAGAGGAGGTTCGTGCCGGCGATGATGGGTTTGGGGGTGTGGCAGCGCGCTGGAAAGGAGGGTGACCACGCGATTTCGATTTGTGGGAAAATGCAACTGTTTTTTAGATCCTTTTGGGGAAAACAGAGATGCCCCCTGTGTGGGTGGAGCAATGGTGGGCAAGGCTCTGCCCCCGCCACACCTAAATACCAATGCCAACTACCACACACAACTCAGTTTTTCCACATCATTTCCACTTCAAACTTTTTGAATTGCTTTGCTATTTATAAAGCATTAACTGATTTTTCGGTCATTAAAAAGGACAAAAAAAACTCTTCGGTTCTACATCGCATGCAAACAAGTTCCGAAAATGATGAATCTTGGCATGTTGTCATCGTTGGACCGCTATAGAGTGTAGTAAATATTTGAGAGCATTACAGCAAAAAACTGACGGTTGTGTGTGATGGATGATGGTTTTAAACATGAAAAAAGTTTGAAGATTGAGTTGTGTGTGATGGACGATGGTTTTCATTTGAAACACTGATATTTGTGAAACAAGGACCGTGCGGACATGTCATGCCATGGGCACGTGGAAACCCAATGACACGGGGCAGAGAAGGCAGCACAAGAAAAACTGACAGGAAAATAGAGCGAGGCCGCGAAACCGTGAGGCGGTTGCAACTTCCAACACGCCACCGCATGCGTCACGAGCTTGGCTCGCTGGTTCTCCCTTGCGGCTGCGTCCACGAATTTTCTGCACTCCTCCAGCGCAACAAACTGTCATGCCCAAAGCTTCCTCCATGACCATGACCATGCTCCGCCGTATATAAGCCAGGTCGCGTCCCCTCTTTTCATTCACCAAACCGAGCAAGCAAGCAAAGCCAATTTGTCTATTAAAGAAACGTCAGAGAGCGGGCGTGCAAGAAGCCATCGGCCACCGGAGTTGCTGTAGGAGTCATCCCGTCTCAGTTAGAGTATGGAAAATGTGCTGGCCTTCTCGATCCTGAGCGCGTCGCCGGCGGACATCGCCCCCGGTGGGAGCTGGGCTTGGCTCTCCTGGCAAGGGAGGAAGCTGCAGGAGGACGACCAGGATGGAGCAGGGCAGCAAGGGAAGCAGGGCCATGTGCCGGCGGAGGCAGAGCTGTGGCCGGACAAGGGGAAATCACAGTCGCCATCGCTGCTGCAGCCACGGTTCGCGCCGGAGTTTGATGGGATCGACTGCTTTGAGACCCTCGTGTGCCATTATTCAGTTAATCTCAAGCCGTGGTTGTGACTGCTAATTCTTTCTCTTCATTTCGTGTTCATTCGTTGGTGACTTGTGCTTCTAACTGCAGGAAGCCACAGGGTACAGAGTAAATTGTAACCAAGTTCTTTTCTTTTCTGATCTGTATAATCAAACGGACTTGTGTCCGTCATGTTCATACCGGAGTTGTACCCATTTGGCCGTGATTCCTTGGATAAACTTTTGCTATCTGCATAGTTAAGGAAATTATTTTCCAGGTAGTTAAGATTTGATGTGGTAAGGATATTGAGACAAACTAATCCGAAAAAAAGTGAAAGCGTGTGAATTGCAACTCGTTAGATTTCCAAACTCCAAGTTCACACTAAACTATCTCGCTAATGCGATACATTCATAGTTGGGGTAACATATAGTTACGGGTAAACTCAAACACTTAACATAGCATCCTTTTTCCTCTTGGAATTGTCACTCGAACCAGTTACAAGAAGGAAATCACAACAGCTACATGTAAGTTGAACGAATTTGCAATTTTTGCTGGTCGATTTTGTGGAAGGAAGAATGGTTGCAGGAGGAAAAAGAAAGAAGAACATCCATTGGATCTTTAGTGTAATGGCCAAGAAAATCGACTCAATCAAAATAAATTTTCAGACGACATACATATAACCGCTCCCGAAGGAAATTGGTGCCAAGCTGTCTCGCTGAAGTAACTAAATGGAGACAGCAAGGCATAGTTGAACGGACGACAAGTAGAGCATACATTTGCTGATAGTGGCACTAGCTTACATGGAGAAGCACAAAGAGTGAAGGACGATTGCCCCTAAAGATACTTGGGCATGGTGTCACCACCGCAGGCCAGTTCCATACAGTTGCCGGACTCCTCGGATTAGTAGAGACCATGGTGTTAGTTGCTGAAGTCCTCAGGCTTGTAGAGACCATGGTGTTAGCACTGGGCCAATGTATACATTCGGTAAATATTGCTTCTCTCCTGACGTCTCTGATTCCTACATGTTGCATCCATCTGATTCTTCTCTCATCGTCTTCTCTTTGTGTGTGCTCGCACCTATTCGTTCATGTAATAACATGTCAAATAAATGAAGCAGGAAATATTAAACAGTGTGGATGAATTACTGAACCTTACTATCTGCTCATGCGGATGTAGACCTGGATATATAGTGAAAGCATTACTCGCACAAGTGAAGGTGGGTGGAGAATTTACTTAAATGTTCATTGCTTAATTTTGCATGACATATATTCATTGGAACAATACTAGTGTAGTACTTCTACAGGCTGGTTTCTACTCGTTTATGAGTTGAAACATTTTTCACTCTACATATATGTTTTCTTTAGAGAAGTTAATACTAACCGCATAAACAACAATAAATCACCTAACCTTGTTATCTTGCTATAAAAATAGTGAACTTAAGGCCTAATATAGTAAAACTTCTAATAAACAGTTAACTGAGTACTTATACAAGTCAATATATAATTCGGGAAGTATAACTTTTGCAAAATTGAATGCAAGGATACAGATAGAAGTATATTACCCCAAGCTGCATTACAACAAATACATAGAGTAAAAGAAGAGGGAAATAGTTTACTACCGAGAGGCTCTTACTTCACTACATATATTTGTCACTTGTGGTTGTAAAGATAAACCTGATAGCTTGTGGCTGCCATCTCACTTCTCGCCAGTCACTAGGAGATGGATTGCATGGGGGTCATGGATGGAAACCAACTAGGAAGAAAAGATGTGCATTAGGCCAATGAATGAGGAACAGAAGATGAACAACCAACGGGACAAGGTCAGGCATGAGAGCACGATGGATCCACCGCACCACCACTTAAGTTAGTCCAGTGAACAACTCCTATTCAATTTTATAACTCcgctcaaccaaataacaaaaatgGTTACAAAACATAGTATGAGGACAAGCAAGCGTACATCCATCTACATCATATTACGTATGCAAACATTGATCTATCTGAAGGACCCCATCAATGATAACTATAAACTTCTATTCTTGTGTAATCCGAACCTCTGCATcacaagaaagaaagaagaaaaaaaaaatcctTTTTAGCCTGTATATGGAGATGCAAAAGAAAACAGAGCTAATCGAAAACTATTCATTGAACAACCAGAACCCTTCTTTCGGAACATATTGCAAACATCTAGATAGACAACTCGATATGCTGTCCTGTATTGGAGCATGGTACaaatatgacacacatcaatcttTCTTGCAGCCTTATAGGCATAGATAAAAATAGAATTTGCGCAACTGTTGCAAGGTCAGGCAGAACTAGCCCGTGTAGGGTGGATGCTCCATGGCTGGAACACGGTGACACTAAGGAGAGGGAGCACATGATACACCCAACAAAGAAGTATCTTGTTAGTGTTCACAAAGATGCAGGGAGGGAAACCAGGCCCTCGTGAAAGAAGAAAGCAAACAAGAATCCAGTTAATACATGTTATATGATTTCCTTTTCTTGACTGCCCGTTAGCAAAAAAATTATGGCGGTCGGTTCACATAGCGTTTAACATTACTACCCCGAATTCTGTtagcacgttatttgggacgtggcttaacgggatagatcccgaaacagcgagacacattcaCGTAGGAGTATGTGCTCTATTGTGGGCAGTTTCGAACTGcaggaatgatttggtttttaatagaacaacaaatattcattttttgcaggttatcttccgagccactgcgttgatccgtatgtggtggctactcactccgacggaggccagggagcgtttggttactggatctatccggtgggagatggtagctcgggctattttcaaccggtttggatggcggtcatgtaatgggataggcaattagttttcctatcttttttttgccagccggttgtggcctcATGTTTGCTTACTTGTTTTGCGCTCTGTGAGCTTTTTTCCTTTCGTTTAGACTGTCAGACCTTTGAACCTATTTGCTTATTTATATAagttggccgtatgcatctttttgatgcagaggccggggagtccccctttttCGAAAAAATGATTTCCTTTTCGATCATGCAAGAAGTCGTGTACTGTTATGAATATTTTTCACAGAGTTGAGTCTAAGCTTGCTACTGGTGTAGTGGTGTACCTAGACCACCAGTAGATGGTTTTTCTCGAAGTATGCATTACCTTTGGTGTCCACAGAACCGTCATAGGGGGTATTTGCAGTAATAGAATGAAGTATTCATTGAGTAAGGATTGTTTCTCTCCTGCCGTCTCTTATTCCCAGATGTTTTTGCACATTCTGTTCTTCTCATGTCATTTTCTCTGTGAGTGTAATCACTACTTATTTGTAATCTAGATGTCAAATGGATGGAAGAATAAATGTTGTAGAGTCGATGAATCAATAGACCTTGCTAATAGATCTTGCTATTTGCTTGTGCTAGCAGAGACTCATATATAGGGAAATCATTATTCACACACATGAAGGTTGGTGGAGAATGTATTTACTTGTTCATTGTTTTATTTTCCATCGCATTTTTTCACTTGGTAGAATGTGTATGTGCTTCTACGCATTTATTATCGTCTCCTGAGAAGTTGAATCTTTTGACCCCACCGCACATTATATTTTCTGTATATATACACCTTCTTTGTCAAATGTATTAATCCATAAAACTATTTTCCTACTCACCTGTGGTCGAGGATCCGGAGAGGACGACTGCGGCCGAGGTGGGGCGTGGGGGagggggctcggggcaggtggcctcgactTCTCTCCTCCCTATCCCGACGTCGGCGTCGCCGGTCACGGTGGGATCGGCTGGTGCTGGGAGAGGGGGCCCGAGGCAGGCGGCCTCGGCTCTTTCTCCTCCGGTCGTGGCGGCGGCGCCCGCGCTTTCTGAGGCGTTGGGGGAGGGGAGTTTGGGGCAGGTGTTCCTGGCTCCTCCTTCCTCTTCGGCGGTCAGGAGGAGCGCGTCTCCTCCGGTCGTGGCAGCGGCGCCCGCGCTTCCAGAGGCgctgggggaggggggtttggggcagGTGGCCCTGGCTCCTC
Protein-coding regions in this window:
- the LOC123164263 gene encoding uncharacterized protein: MENVLAFSILSASPADIAPGGSWAWLSWQGRKLQEDDQDGAGQQGKQGHVPAEAELWPDKGKSQSPSLLQPRFAPEFDGIDCFETLVCHYSVNLKPWL